The following proteins come from a genomic window of Gemmatimonadaceae bacterium:
- a CDS encoding transposase has translation MSRPNGKKKARRQFTPDEKATILRRHLVDKVPVSDLCDEYAIQPTLFYLWQRQAFEHLGAALQDGRSQRGAAQAGAAERARVAALEAKLAKKDAVIAEVSEEYLALKKKLGAP, from the coding sequence ATGAGTCGACCGAATGGCAAGAAGAAAGCTCGGCGACAGTTCACGCCGGATGAGAAGGCCACGATCCTACGCCGCCATCTCGTCGACAAGGTCCCGGTCTCGGACCTGTGTGACGAGTACGCCATCCAGCCCACGCTCTTCTACCTCTGGCAGCGTCAGGCCTTCGAGCACCTGGGCGCCGCGCTGCAGGACGGGCGCTCGCAACGGGGCGCGGCGCAGGCCGGGGCGGCCGAACGGGCACGCGTCGCGGCGCTCGAGGCGAAGCTCGCGAAGAAGGATGCGGTGATCGCCGAGGTGTCGGAGGAGTACCTCGCCCTGAAAAAAAAACTTGGGGCGCCCTGA